The region TCTGTACTAAAATAAGCGATAGTAATAAATAAAATATCTGCCAAAATAACACCTGCATCAAAAATTAGTGCGCTTCTTGCACCTTTAGTAGCACTAGTTTCTAATAAAACGAAAAAAACAGGTCCTACGGTAAAAGATAATAGTATACCTAATGGAATTGCTTTAAGAATATCGTCTAACATGAATTATTTACATACGTGAATTACAAAGTAAAGAAAATATTTATTTAACACGTAAGTAGATAGTATATAAAATAAAAAAGCTTCAAAATAAATTTGAAGCTTTAAATCGTTTTTTTGATATAGTATTTATTGATTTTCTTTTATTTCTATACGTCCACCAAAGGTTTGTTTTTTATTTACTGTTTCTGGATTTCCATAAATATAAATATCTCCTCCAGCTGTAATACGTGCATCCACTGTATTACTTGCTTTAACCTCAGCTTCACCTGCTGCTCTAATTTTAACAGTCGTATTTTTGGTTTCAAACGCACGACCTTCATAAATACCTCCTGTATTAAGTGTAATATTTTGGGTGTTAGCTTTTCCTCTAGTTTCTATTATTCCGCCAGAAACAGCTCTTATATTAACTGTATCGACATCTAAACCTACTATAATTGAAGCACCTTCTTGTGCACGCAACTCTATAGTATCTTGCTCAATTAACTCGTTACCCACAATTATTGAACCCTCATTAGCATCAATAGTCTTTAAGTCTGTATAATGTACAGCTACAAATGTTTTGGTACCATCAAAACTACGATCTAGTTTCATACGTACTTTTAAAGTGTTGTTTTTTATAATAATTTCAACATCATCAACATCTTCACCTGTAATCATCACTTTATTTTCATCTGACTTAACAAGACTTACTTTAATTAAATCAAAGACTTTAACTTTATTAAAATCACCTACGTTTTTATTTTTTGGATTTTGAGCGACTAAAATAGTGGTGGTTAAAAATAATACTGCAACTAATAAATGTTTCATTGTAAAAGAGGTTTGTGTTGTAGTAAAGAGGATTCTTTTTTTGATTTGTTACAGTTTTATTATTTCTCGATACTATTTTCTGGTTTTTAAGCAGAAAATCACTCGAACTAACATTGGTTTATTTATCTGTTGCAACACTAACAGCTGTTCCTGTTACTGAAACGTAAAAATAAGAGCCTTGTACAGTTTCAATATCTACAGAAATACCAACAACTGCATTTGCATTTAAATTACTTGCATTAGTTTGTAGCTCTTGAAACGCATGTTCTTTAGCATCATCTATTACTGCTTTGGTAATGTCTTTATTTTTCTCTGTTTTAAAAGAAAATTTTGTTTTCATCTCAAAAGAAGTTCCTGTTATAATACCTTTATATTCAATTATTCTAAAGCCTTCTATTGAGTTTGTAGTTGTAAGTATCATGTTATTTTGTTTTATTTTATTAGTTGAAAATTTTTATAAATTGTTACAATTGTAATAGTAATCGATACAATTCTCCTTAGTTAAATTACTAGAACTAACTGGACTGTAATAACTATTCTTCGTGTTTCCCTATTAATTCAAAATCCAGATGACGCTTGACTAAATCTGCTTGTTTTACTTTAACAACAACCTCATCACCAAGCTGGTACATATTTTTTGTTTCGCGTCCTATTAAAGCAAATTGATCTTGATCAAAGTCATAATGATCATCTTTTATATCTCTAATTCTAACCATTCCTTCGCATTTATTAGAAATAATCTCAACATAAATTCCCCAATCAGTAACACCAGAAATAACACCAACAAATTCTTCGTCTTGATGGTCTTGCATAAATTTGATTTGCATGTATTTAATCGAGTCACGTTCTGCTTTAGTAGCTAGATATTCCATGTTAGAAGAGTGTTTACATTTTTCTTCATACACCTCTGCATTGGCAGATTTTTCTTTATCTAAATAGCGTTGTAATAAACGATGCGCCATCACATCTGGATAACGTCTAATTGGTGATGTGAAGTGACTATAATAATCAAACGCTAAACCGTAATGTCCAATATTATCTGTTGTGTATTCTGCTTTAGACATCGTACGAATTGCTAATGTATCAACCAGATTTTGCTCTTTTTGACCTTGTACATCTGATAATAATTTATTTAAAGAAGCAGCAATATTATCTCGACTTTTAAAATTTAATTTATGTCCAAATCTGGCTACAACACCTTGTAAGGCTGCAAGTTTACTTTCGTCTGGTTCGTCATGTACACGATAGACAAACGTTTTTGGTGGCTTCATTTTAGAGACAAACTCGGATACTTTTTTGTTGGCAAGAAGCATAAATTCTTCAATTAACTTATTAGCATCTTTACTGGTTTTAAAATGAACACCTACTGGATTAGCCTCTTCATCTAAAGAGAATTTTACTTCTACTTTATCAAAACTTATCGCTCCATTACGCATGCGTTTACTACGCATTTTCTTAGCTAATTCATCTAATTTTAAAACAGCATCTGCTATGTTTTGATCAGTTTTATAAGGTTTACCTGTTAACGATACCTCTTGAGGAATCTCATTAGTACCAGACTCTATAATAGCTTGAGCTTCTTCATAAGCAAATCTAGCATCACTATATGTAACTGTACGACCAAACCATTGGTCTTTAATTTCGGCTTTATCATTTATTTTAAATACTGCAGAGAAGGTATATTTTTCTTCATGTGGTCGTAACGAGCATGCTCCATTAGAGAGTATTTCTGGTAACATAGGTACCACACGATCTACTAAATATACTGAGGTTGCGCGCTCATACGCTTCATCATCTAAAACAGTTCCTTCTTTTAAATAGTGTGATACGTCTGCAATATGGATACCTATTTCATATAAGCCATTATCTAAAACTTCAAATGATAAGGCATCATCAAAATCTTTAGCATCTTTTGGATCTATGGTAAAGGTTAAATCTTTACGCATGTCGCGACGTTTTGCAATTTCTTCTGCTTTAATATCTAAATCTATAGTATTTGCATAGTCTTCTACTTCTTTTGGAAATTCGTATGGTAAACCGTATTCTGCTAGTATAGCGTGTATTTCGGTATTATGTTCTCCAGCTTTACCTAAAACTTTAATCACTTTTCCATTTGGTGAATCGGCTTTTTCTGGCCAATCTTCCATAGTAACTACTACTTTGTCGCCATCTTCAGCTTTTAATGTTTTATTAATTGGTACAAAAATATCTGTTTGCATTTTATTACCATCAACCACTACAAAAGCAAAATTTTTGTTTTTATGTATTTGGATAATACCAACATATTCGGTTTTTGCACGTTTGATAATATTAGTTATTTCTCCTTCTAACTTACCACGTTTTCTACGTTTATACACATATACTTCAACTTCGTCACCATTTAATGCTTTATTAACATTGTTAGATGCTATATAAATATCATCTTCAAACGCATCACAAATAACATAACCGTTACCACGTTGTGCAGCATCAAAAATACCTGTGTGATACTCGGTATTTAGAATAGCTTTAAACTTACCACGATCAACTTGTTCAATTTCTTCTTTTGAAGCAAGTTTAGCAAGTGTTTTTATAATTTGGTTTCTGCTACTAGCATCATTAACACCAAGTTTAGCAGCTATTTGTTTATAATTAAAGGATTGGTTTCTATCTTTTTTTAAAATACTTAGAATAGTATTTGTTAGGTTGGAAATCTTATTATGAGATGGTTTCCTTTTTTTCTTTTTTGTCATTTAAATTGTAATCTATTGAATTTCTAAAGTTAACTGAAATTCTGTTATTTTCTAACTTAATATAGGAGGAGAGAAGGTATTAAGTTTATGCAAAGCTACGCTTTTAATATTAAATCAAAATTAAAGTATCATTAACTTTAAATTTTAGACTTATTCACATTTATATTATATATCATTTATTTCTTTTAAAAAATTTGAAAAATAATGATGATGATTATTGCTTGTTAATAGCGGTATAACTTTTTATTATTTTACTTTGAATTAATAGTTAGACTGTTCTATTAACATCTTATTAGTTAGTTAAATCTCTTATTTTAAAGCATATTAAG is a window of Olleya sp. YS DNA encoding:
- the rnr gene encoding ribonuclease R; the protein is MTKKKKRKPSHNKISNLTNTILSILKKDRNQSFNYKQIAAKLGVNDASSRNQIIKTLAKLASKEEIEQVDRGKFKAILNTEYHTGIFDAAQRGNGYVICDAFEDDIYIASNNVNKALNGDEVEVYVYKRRKRGKLEGEITNIIKRAKTEYVGIIQIHKNKNFAFVVVDGNKMQTDIFVPINKTLKAEDGDKVVVTMEDWPEKADSPNGKVIKVLGKAGEHNTEIHAILAEYGLPYEFPKEVEDYANTIDLDIKAEEIAKRRDMRKDLTFTIDPKDAKDFDDALSFEVLDNGLYEIGIHIADVSHYLKEGTVLDDEAYERATSVYLVDRVVPMLPEILSNGACSLRPHEEKYTFSAVFKINDKAEIKDQWFGRTVTYSDARFAYEEAQAIIESGTNEIPQEVSLTGKPYKTDQNIADAVLKLDELAKKMRSKRMRNGAISFDKVEVKFSLDEEANPVGVHFKTSKDANKLIEEFMLLANKKVSEFVSKMKPPKTFVYRVHDEPDESKLAALQGVVARFGHKLNFKSRDNIAASLNKLLSDVQGQKEQNLVDTLAIRTMSKAEYTTDNIGHYGLAFDYYSHFTSPIRRYPDVMAHRLLQRYLDKEKSANAEVYEEKCKHSSNMEYLATKAERDSIKYMQIKFMQDHQDEEFVGVISGVTDWGIYVEIISNKCEGMVRIRDIKDDHYDFDQDQFALIGRETKNMYQLGDEVVVKVKQADLVKRHLDFELIGKHEE
- a CDS encoding heavy metal-binding domain-containing protein, encoding MILTTTNSIEGFRIIEYKGIITGTSFEMKTKFSFKTEKNKDITKAVIDDAKEHAFQELQTNASNLNANAVVGISVDIETVQGSYFYVSVTGTAVSVATDK
- a CDS encoding DUF2807 domain-containing protein, coding for MKHLLVAVLFLTTTILVAQNPKNKNVGDFNKVKVFDLIKVSLVKSDENKVMITGEDVDDVEIIIKNNTLKVRMKLDRSFDGTKTFVAVHYTDLKTIDANEGSIIVGNELIEQDTIELRAQEGASIIVGLDVDTVNIRAVSGGIIETRGKANTQNITLNTGGIYEGRAFETKNTTVKIRAAGEAEVKASNTVDARITAGGDIYIYGNPETVNKKQTFGGRIEIKENQ